GGCCGACGTACATTTTCTGCCGTTTCCCTACGATTACCGTTGTCCTTTCGGTGTCGGCGGGGAAAAGGGCGTGCGACTCTCCTCGGCTTACATCGAACGGATGCTAGACGACCCCAACAGCGGTGTCGTGGAGCCGGCGGCCATGATCTTGGAAGTCGTGCAGGGGGAAGGTGGGGTCATCCCGGCGGCCGTCTCGTGGCTTCAAGAGATCCGCCGCATCACCGCGCAACGGGGAATTCCCCTGATTATCGACGAGGTACAGACGGGACTCGGGCGAACCGGTCGTCTGTTTGCGTTCGAACATGCCGGCATCGTGCCTGATGTCGTGGTGTTGTCGAAGGCCGTCGGTGGAGGGTTGCCGCTCAGCGTGGTCGTCTATCGACCCGAATGGGATCGATGGACCGCCGGGGCCCATGCCGGCACGTTCAGGGGCAATCAACTTGCCATGGCGACGGGCCAGGCCACCATGGAATTCATCGTGGCCGAACGGATCGACGAACATGCGGCCCGCATGGGGGAGCGTCTCTTCGGATTGCTCCGACGGATTCAGGCCGAGTCCCGGAGCATCGGCGATGTACGGGGGCGCGGGCTTATGCTGGGCGTGGAAATTGTGGACCGGGATGAGCCGACCGACTTCCCGGGTTGTCACCCCTGTGCTCCGGGACTCGCATCGGCGATCCAGCACGAAGCCCTGCGTCGAGGGCTGATCCTCGAGTTAGGCGGGCGCCATAACAGCGTGGTCCGTTTTCTGCCGCCTCTCATCGTGACGGCGGAGCAAATCGATACGATCGCCACCATCTTCGCAGATGCCGTGAGGGCAGCTGAACAACAACACGAGGCATGATGACCGGGCGCCGTCTCTTCGCCATTGTCATTGGGAGCATGGTCGCCGGAGCCGCCGTTCTCTGGCTGGTCTGCTCCGCCTCGCTGCCGGTTCGCGACGGCGCCTTGACGCTTCCGGGACTGCAGGCGCCGGTGGCGGTGGCCTTCGACGGGTATGGCATCCCGACGGTGACCGCCGAATCCCGCGTCGATGCCTTCCGGGTGCTCGGTTATGTGACGGCTCAGGACCGTCTCTTTCAGATGGATCTCCTGCGTCGCACAAGCGCGGGACGGTTGGCCGAGATCTTCGGCGACCAGGCCGTGCCGATCGATGTCAAACAGCGCCGGCTCGGTTTGTCGAGGGTGGCGGAAGCGGTGCTGCGGAGGCTCCCCGCGGATCAGTCGGCCGTGCTGTCGGCCTACGCCGAGGGCGTGAATACGTTTCTGGACGAGATGAGGATCCCGCCGTTCGAATGTCTCGTGCTGGCCTATCGTCCGACCCGCTGGGAGCCGACAGACAGTCTCCTGGTCGTTTTGGCGATGTTCCAGATGCTGAATGGTTCCGAGGATGACGAACGGATGCGAACCGTGATGAAAGCCTCGCTGCCGGAAGATGTCGCGGGATTCCTGCTCCCTTCGTTGGACCCATATACGGCACAGCTGCTGAGGGGAGGGAATCGTCATGAGCTGCCGGCTCCGGTACCGGTGGAAGCCTTGGCCGCACTTCGTCGGACAGGGGCGCAGAGCCGCTCGTCGCAGATGTCGATGGTGCCGAGCCGGAAACGGGAGATCGGGTCGAACGCGTGGGTCGTGGGACCGGCGAAAACTGCGGACGGCAGAGCCATCCTGGCGAACGACATGCATCTCGATGTGGGAGTGCCTAACATCTGGTATCGAGTTCAGTTGCGCTATGGGAGGAGTGAACTCAGCGGAGTCGTGGTGCCCGGCATTCCGGTTGTCATTGCCGGTTCCAACGGGTCGGTGTCCTGGGGCCTCACGAACGTCGAAGGGGATTTTCTGGATCTCGTACGCCTCGAACTCAACCCGCAGAATCCGAACGAGTATGCCACGCCCGAGGGGTGGGAGCGGTTCATTCAACGCCAAGAGCGCATTGCCGTCAGCGGCGGCCCTGATCGGATCGTGGACATTCAGGAGACGCGTTGGGGACCTGTGGCGGAGGAGCCGTTGATGGGACAACCGGTCGCACTCCGTTGGACGGCCTTGGATCCGGAGGCGGTGGATCTCGGCTTGCTTCACATGGACCAGGCCCGTTCAGTTTGGGATGGCATCGCCGTCGCCACGCGGGCGGGAACGCCGCCGAACAATATCCTCTTGGCAGATGCCGGCGGGCACATTGCCTGGACGTATATGGGAAGAATTCCAATCCGGCGTGGTCTGGATGGGTCGGTCAGCCAGTCCTGGTCCGATGGACGGACTGGATGGAGTGGGTTCATTCC
This DNA window, taken from Nitrospira defluvii, encodes the following:
- a CDS encoding diaminobutyrate--2-oxoglutarate transaminase; this translates as MWEALPTGCVSPRELSRDNPYLERQAARESNARSYPRRLPLALSKGKGLYVQDTDGRSYIDCLACAGALALGHNHPVVVDAINRMLRDGLPFQTLDLTTPVKDRFVSTLFDCLPAAFAEGAKIQFCGPSGADAVEAAIKLVKIARGRRTVLAFHGAYHGMTHGTLGLTGHLAPKEAVSGLMADVHFLPFPYDYRCPFGVGGEKGVRLSSAYIERMLDDPNSGVVEPAAMILEVVQGEGGVIPAAVSWLQEIRRITAQRGIPLIIDEVQTGLGRTGRLFAFEHAGIVPDVVVLSKAVGGGLPLSVVVYRPEWDRWTAGAHAGTFRGNQLAMATGQATMEFIVAERIDEHAARMGERLFGLLRRIQAESRSIGDVRGRGLMLGVEIVDRDEPTDFPGCHPCAPGLASAIQHEALRRGLILELGGRHNSVVRFLPPLIVTAEQIDTIATIFADAVRAAEQQHEA
- a CDS encoding penicillin acylase family protein, with translation MMTGRRLFAIVIGSMVAGAAVLWLVCSASLPVRDGALTLPGLQAPVAVAFDGYGIPTVTAESRVDAFRVLGYVTAQDRLFQMDLLRRTSAGRLAEIFGDQAVPIDVKQRRLGLSRVAEAVLRRLPADQSAVLSAYAEGVNTFLDEMRIPPFECLVLAYRPTRWEPTDSLLVVLAMFQMLNGSEDDERMRTVMKASLPEDVAGFLLPSLDPYTAQLLRGGNRHELPAPVPVEALAALRRTGAQSRSSQMSMVPSRKREIGSNAWVVGPAKTADGRAILANDMHLDVGVPNIWYRVQLRYGRSELSGVVVPGIPVVIAGSNGSVSWGLTNVEGDFLDLVRLELNPQNPNEYATPEGWERFIQRQERIAVSGGPDRIVDIQETRWGPVAEEPLMGQPVALRWTALDPEAVDLGLLHMDQARSVWDGIAVATRAGTPPNNILLADAGGHIAWTYMGRIPIRRGLDGSVSQSWSDGRTGWSGFIPPDELPRIVDPPSGYLVSANHRMTDETYPYVIGHAYASGYRAFRITERLRSMERIREQDLLALQLDTTTQVYDFYRDLLRGLLTDDVIARRPELADARQAVETWDGRADKDSRGFALMVLFRRNLSASVFAPFLQGCREKDAGFVFDGDLNTPLRSLLIEQALPTLPDPVTFTDWPSFLLHQLAETVAALKTDYGISRIDELAWGTANRVRMAHPLSEALPIVGRWLDMGDDAASGCGPCVRVQSGSLTASERMVVSPAHHADALFHMPGGQSGHPLSSHYRDQQRNWSQGLPTSLLAGKPIQTLKFSPESRATRL